The Chryseobacterium wanjuense sequence ACATTCTTCAATGAATTTTGCAACGGTAGTTTTCCCCGAACCGATCCCGCCTGTTAAACCAATAACTTTGGATGCTGATAACGGCTCCGGTTCTGCCTTTTGGGGCTCTGAATGTAATTCTTCCATAGTTTAAAAATTAATATCCAAAAACATCATTAAAACTAAAAGTCTCATCCAGCCTCACTCCTTTTTCGGTCATTTTAAGGCTCGCCAATTCGTTGTGAGCATCATGTTCAAAGAACAATAAGTATTCATTATCCACACACTGTTTCAGGAATTTTCCTTTTTCCTCCAATGTCAAAAGTGGTCTTGTATCATATCCCATCACATAAACATGCGGGATGTGTCCAGCGGTCGGAATAAGATCTGCTGCAAAAACGATCGTCTTTTCCTGATACTGAATGACAGGTAACATTTGCTTTTCTGTATGGCCGTCAACGAAAATTACATCCATTTTCAGGTCAGGGGCAAAACCATAATTTCCCGTCGTAGGAAGCGGTAAAAAGTTCAGCTGACCACTCTCCTGAATCGGAATAATATTTTCCTTTAAAAAGCTTGCTTTTTCTCTTGCATTAGGCTCTGTTGCCCATTTCCAGTGGTTTTCGTTGGTCCAGAACTGTGCGTTTTTGAAGGCAGGTCTGTATCCTGTTCTGTCATCATTCCATTCGATGGCGCCGCCACAGTGGTCGAAGTGAAGGTGAGTAAGGAAAACATCTGTAATATCTTCTCTTACAAAACCGTATTTTTTTAAGTTTTTATCCAGATTATCGTCACCCCAAAGCGAATAGTGACCAAAGAATTTGTCATCTTGTTTGTTTCCAAGACCGCAATCTATTAAGATTAATTTTTTTCCGTCTTCTACAAGAAGGGAGCGGGTTCCCAGCTCAATCAGGTTTCTTTCGTCTGCAGGATTGGTTTTTTCCCACAGACTCTTTGGGACGACCCCAAACATGGCACCGCCATCCAGTTTAAATTTTCCGCATTGTATTGGATATAGCTTCATATATATTTTTGATTAGTTATCTTTTAATTATTTAATATTTCTAAATTAAAACTTTTTTTATTTAATGAGTTTCATTTTCTCAGCAATTTTCCTTGCATTTTCATCGCCTTCCTCAAGATTTGAAATGATATTCCGGAAGTCATGCTCTTTTCTGTTTTGCGAAAGTTTTTGTTTAATAAAAATCTCAGTCGGAATTATTTTTAAGCCGAAAGCTCCTTTCATTTCCTTTTCCACAAATTCTCTTCCCATATCTTTTACCATTACAGGACACTGCTGAACTTTTTCGTATTTATAGGTTAATTTTTCCAAATGATGATAGAGTTCCGCATCATTCATCAGTTCTACTTTTCCGTAGATTTGTACCGCTTCATAGTTCCAAGTCGAAACATTGATATGATCGTACCAGCTGCTTGAAATGTAGGTATGAGCGCCCAGAAAATCACAAAGAACTTCATCACCGTTTTTCAACGTTTTCGCCTGTGGATTGGCTCTGGAAATATGGCTCTCAATATAAACATTTTCCGGATCATCTTCATTCAGCATCATCATAGAATGGGTAGCCCGGATTTTATCAACTGAAGAAATTAATAAAGCAAAAGAATTTTCTCTGATGATTTCCTTCATCAAATCGTAGTCTTCACTTTTATATAATTTCGGTATAAACATAAATTCTTTTATTTTAAATTTTAACCACAAAAGCTTTAGTTTAAATTAAAGAAAATTACAGATTAAAAATCTTTGGTGACTTTTGCGGTAAAAAAACTTTAAACCAAACTAAAAAAGCTCTCCCGGATTTCTAGGGATGGCAATATTCAGATGTTTATATGCTTTTTCGGTAACTTCTCTACCTCTCGGTGTTCTGATAATAAACCCTTCCTGAATCAAAAATGGCTCATACACTTCTTCCAGTGTCTCAGGGTTTTCAGCTATCGATGTTGCCAACGCTGAAATTCCGACAGGTTTCCCTTTGAAATTTTCTA is a genomic window containing:
- a CDS encoding FMN-binding negative transcriptional regulator, which translates into the protein MFIPKLYKSEDYDLMKEIIRENSFALLISSVDKIRATHSMMMLNEDDPENVYIESHISRANPQAKTLKNGDEVLCDFLGAHTYISSSWYDHINVSTWNYEAVQIYGKVELMNDAELYHHLEKLTYKYEKVQQCPVMVKDMGREFVEKEMKGAFGLKIIPTEIFIKQKLSQNRKEHDFRNIISNLEEGDENARKIAEKMKLIK
- a CDS encoding MBL fold metallo-hydrolase; this encodes MKLYPIQCGKFKLDGGAMFGVVPKSLWEKTNPADERNLIELGTRSLLVEDGKKLILIDCGLGNKQDDKFFGHYSLWGDDNLDKNLKKYGFVREDITDVFLTHLHFDHCGGAIEWNDDRTGYRPAFKNAQFWTNENHWKWATEPNAREKASFLKENIIPIQESGQLNFLPLPTTGNYGFAPDLKMDVIFVDGHTEKQMLPVIQYQEKTIVFAADLIPTAGHIPHVYVMGYDTRPLLTLEEKGKFLKQCVDNEYLLFFEHDAHNELASLKMTEKGVRLDETFSFNDVFGY